In the Castor canadensis chromosome 1, mCasCan1.hap1v2, whole genome shotgun sequence genome, GGAGGTCCCTGGGAAGTCGCAGTCGCCAAGTCTTGGGCTAGAGAGCTGAAACTGTGTACCCAGGACGCTTAGGGGACAGCTGGGCCGTTATATCAGTCGGGGTTCCCCTCCCTCCCCGCCCCGCGAACGGCTGCTTTCAATTGTCCTAGAAGACTAGGAAACTAATTCCTAGGCGAGGGACAGGCTAGCGGGGGAGCACCCCGCCCGCCTGGGACGCACCTGTTGTGAGAGGAAGACCCCCGCCCGGCCTCTGCGCCACCGCCCTCCCTGCAGCAGGGACACGGGGTGTGGCCCTGGAGAGCTCAGCTCCGCGCCGCCGCGGGCTGGCTCCAAGCAGCTCCTAGTCTGTCTCGGCCTCGGGATGCGCCTCCGGCCAGGGCCAAAATCACCGCGCGTCTCTGGCTCAGGCCATTTTGGGTTGGGGCATCCTTGTCCCAGCAGTGGGTCCCTGATCTCCCTTCACACACTCCCGGGGGGACGGCGGGGGGGCTTGCTTCTTCTTGTGTGCAGGGCTTGTGCGAGGGGCCTGAGCTGGGCTTGACCGTGAGCCCTCGGGATCTAAGGGACTCAGCGAGGCCAGGCACATGGCGAGTATCAACCATTTTATAGCGAACCAAGTTGTGGCCCTTGTAGCCCCTCATTCTGGTTGTTAAGCCCTCCAACGGATGGAGAACCAGTATCCTCGGAGGACCTGGGAATCCTAAAAGTCCTCACTCAATGTGCATATTTCATCGAGGTCTTGGACCTTGGGCTACCCGACATTCACATATCGCGGCCTTGGGGATAGAAGAAGGTGACCGGGAAAGGCAGGACTCCTGAACCCAGGGAGTCCGGGGCTGGATCCTGCAGATCTTCCCATTCAAGCATTCTTGTTACTAGAGCTAAAAATTTTAGGCCAGGGTCGGGAGGGATAGTGGGCGGGGTGGGGAGGCGGTCTTGGTCTGTTTAGGTAAAGGCTCCTCCTGGGCTGATGGGACCCCGTGCCCAGCTGGTCGCGGCCCGCGTATGTCCTTCTCTTAGGAAAGGCCGGGCAGAGCTAAAGAGAGTAATGGTTCCTTCCAGAACCCAGCCTCTGTCTTTCCAGTGTGGCGAGTTGTTCAGCTTGTATTTCCAGGTCGATGCCCCCCGCACCCCTCCTcacctctttttttcctccatgcCACCTTCGTGACTAACTGGAAGACACTTAAAAGCTTGATTTCGAACTGGCCACTAAGAACACTGGACTTTTTACAGAGTGATACCTTGCAGCAGTATGGCTCCTTCACTTAAAACTAGATTTTgctactttgaaataaaaatttagacgCAGCATTTCAGTTTGGGCATGGAAAAGATGTGGATACCCAAGGTTCAGAATAGTGGCTCCCGAGTTCCCCATGGACAGGGGCAGTGCCCTGGCCCCCCTGCGCCTTTCTCCAGTAGAGTGCTCCCCTTGCCCCAGCCAAGTCACCAAGGGCTGTGATGGGACTAAGTTGCTGACCCCAACTTCATTCAGTCCATCACCTGGGCGACAGGTCTTCTGGAAGCCCTTTTCTCCCAGCGGCACGTGGGATGTCACTAATCTTAGCTGAAATGGTAGAGTCTGATGAATGAAGAAACTTGCCTTTTGCTTAGCGGCTCAAAGCGCGTTTCCACACTCTCCCGGATTCTTGGTTTTGAGAAACTTCCCTTCTACCGAGGCGAAGGCAGTGGAAGAAGACAATTTTGTCCAGTCTTTGAGGACATGAATGTCCCCCGCCTTGACGAGGGACTGttggccattttctttcttttacagggAAGCAAAGTTCAGTGTAGAAAAGGGGTCACTCCAGTGTTGTGTCTCCCAACCAAGCTAACAGTGCCAGGATGACTTTCGCCGAGTGACTGTGTGTCAACGGGCACAGCCTCGCATACATGTATCTTCCACTGACCGCTCGATTTGTGTCAGTGGACAGTAGGGCGTCCTCTTCCTCGCTTTGGCTATGGGGCGAGGAGACCCGAGGTTCAGGGGTAAATTCCATTTTGCACTGCACACCCAAGCACTGCCACATCATAGAATCTGGAGCGATGCAGTACCCAGGTTCTTCTAGAGGCCACTCCAGGCCACCCATCCATGAGGAAGGATTTctgccttcctgcctctctcgCTATATAGCTAAAGTTTTGATCAACAAAACACAGTAAGGGGAAAGGAAAATCTGTGTCTACCACTGCATTCGCTCACACAAACCCTCTAAACTCCAGGCCTCCTCTTTATCCTGCCACGCTGCTCTGGAGAGCAGTGCCCCCAAACAcacacgccccccccccccccgcacacACGTTGTTATTCGATCCTGAGCTCCTGCTTCCTCTGGTCCGCTGGCGGCCCCAGCCTGGTGGACCCTCCTGCGCGGCCGGGCTGATGCGGGGCTACGGACGCTCTCAGCGCGCCACACGGCGGCTACTGGCGGCCCCGCGTAGCATCTTCCACTAACGCCAGGGTCCTGGAAGCCTGAGCCTAAAGCATCTCTCCTCAGTTCTTGAGAATTTTTCCAATCCCTAACTCCATCCCTACTCACTCCGTTCCTTTTGCTCCCCTTCTCTTCCAAAGTTGCTTTTCTTATAACGTGTTTCTCCTCCGTTCCAGATCCAAGAAGTTAGAGAATTGCATAAAACTGACCTTCTTTCGACAATCTACTTTTGAAAATGCAACAGAAAATATAGAAAGTGAGAGACCCCTCTCCACGGCTTTGAAACCTCACCAGAGGACccaataaacaaaattatttaaatgccCGTGTTTAGGAAAGGGGTCCCAATGAAGAAAAACTTCAGACAGAGAACCTTAACATGCAATCTTTCCCTTCCCCAACTCCCTCTGGCTGAACCTGCCCTCCATCCTCTCTTCTGTCTTCCACACCTTTCCGTTGAGACCTGGTTTCACCCACATGTTCCCAAACTTGGGAGCAActatgaaaggaaggaaagagaacgTTTCCAGTCTCTCCAAACCCAGATGAAGCTGGGCCGACCATCTGTCtcacttctcttcccttccttcggTTCCTCCAGCTCAAGATACGGTTACAGAAACTGggaagttgggggtgggggtggggggaccgGGCAGGCGTGAGCTGGAACGGTGAGTGTGTCAATCATAGGGTTTTGTGCCTGGGGGCTCCTAGCGGTTCGGAGCAGAGGTGTCCCAGGGCGGCCCCACAATGAATATGAATAGGAATCCTTGCTAAATAGGACAGCAAAGCGTACCGCCCTGAATGATGGGACGTCATCCTAACCAGCCCAGGATAGATAGGAGGGCtccttttgtctcttttctccGTCGCAGCTCTATAAAAGCCCCTCTTTTTCAGCGTGAGGTTAGTTCAAGCACACACCAACTAGCTGTCCAGGAAAAAGCCTTAGCAGAGAGAGGGGAGCGGGGAGGGAGAGAGGCGGGGCAAGGCAGTGCCTCGGCTTTTCTTCTCACGTCTTGCAACTGTGAAGTGGGCTTCTGGGCTGTgcggattttttttttagattcaaGATTCTCCTTAATTTCCCGCTTAAAGCCTCCCCCACAGTAGGGCCGCATCCCCTGTAATAAAATGAATTCTGATTCGAGCTCTGTCTCTAGCAGAGCTTCGTCTCCGGACATGGATGAGATGTACCTGAGGgaccaccaccaccgccaccaccaccaccaggagaGCCGGCTCAACTCAGTGTCGTCCACCCAGGGCGATATGGTGCAGAAGATGCCTGGGGAAAGCCTCTCGCGGGCCAGCGCCAAGGCCGCGGGAGAGAGCAGCAAGTACAAAATCAAGAAGCAGCTGTCGGAGCAGGACCTACAGCAGTTGCGGCTGAAGATCAACGGACGCGAGCGCAAGCGGATGCACGACCTGAATCTCGCCATGGACGGGCTGCGCGAGGTCATGCCCTATGCGCACGGGCCCTCGGTGCGCAAGCTCTCCAAGATCGCCACTCTCCTGCTAGCCAGAAACTACATCCTGATGCTCACCAGCTCCCTGGAGGAAATGAAGAGGTTGGTTGGCGAGATCTATGGGGGCCACCACTCGGCTTTCCATTGTGGGACGGTGGGGCACTCAGCGGGCCATCCGGCGCACGCGGCCAACACCGTGCACCCAGTGCACCCCATCCTGGGCGGTGCGCTCTCATCCGGCAACGCCTCGTCGCCGCTGTCCGCGGCCTCGCTGCCCGCGATCGGCACCATTCGGCCTCCCCATTCGCTGCTCAAGGCGCCCTCCACGCCGCCCGCGCTGCAGCTGGGCAGCAGCTTCCAGCACTGGGCCGGGCTGCCCTGCCCCTGCACCATCTGCCAGATGCCGCCGCCTCCGCATCTGTCCGCCCTCTCCACAGCCAACATGGCCCGGCTGTCTGCCGAGTCCAAGGACTTGCTCAAGTGAGCAGCGGGCCCGCCTGGCTGCGGAGGATAAGGGAGAGAGGCGGGAGGGGCCGCGGGGCCGGGCCGGGAAGGAAGAGCGAGGCTGGGCGCAGGGCCTGCGGGAGGTTGGGCGCGGGGGTCTGGTGGCCTCCCATGCCATCTGAGAGATCTCAGATTCTACTTGACCCCCGGGAGGGAAAGGACCAAAATCAAACTGCAGTTTCTCCGTGGTAGCGAGGAGACTCGAACCAGACATCGTGTTTTGCATGCATGCTTTTTTCCCATGCCGCGCCAGTATTTCTCACTGCCATATGCTCTTGTCAAAACTGCATTCGTTGTATAAAGGTGGAATCAGTGTAGTTAAAAACTTGCGAAGGAACTTTGAGTTGGCTTTCTCCGGTTCTGTGTTCTCAACTTGGGAAAAGATGGGCATCCCTTTTGTGcaaaacaaatgtaaatatttatggagatGAATGCAAGTATGATTGTCTCTGTCTTCCACATAGTTTTTCTAGAgacaatggagagagagagagaatgagaatttgAGAATTTCAACTCCAGTCCAGGGCATGACACCTCCTATGTGGGTTTTCCTTTCCACGCAGTATAGGTCAAAAGAATGCATGCGCGCTTCTAAATGAATCTTGTGTAAACATGTTGTACAGGCCGAGGTGCCATTTTCCTTGTAACAAGGATTTATTAGTGAATTCTCCCAAGTACTCCATATGTCTGTCTGTGGTTGTATGAAATGAGAAGGGGGGCAGAGTGCAAAGATGCACACCCACGCACACGCGCTTCTTCCCTACCCTACGCCCTTTAGACTTCATTCCAAACCTTCCTGGCTGTGCTAGGGGCCGGAATTGCAAAAGCTTGAGCTCCCTGTAGTAGCCTGCCCCACCCCCCTTGCTCAGTTACTCTGCATGCGGGGTTGGCTCTCTCTATTATCAGCTTTGAAAACTTATCGTGGTTTGGGGAGGAGTTGCcgtttttattttcctgaacatTTGCGTGAAATATTTTGTTAGGGCTTCAAAGACAAtacctgtctttattttttatatattcttgataactatgatatatttattaataaCCAGTGTTTCTGGatgatatttcaaataaaaaagaacctTTAAATCCTGGTTTTGCCTTTGCCTAAAATCTTATAAAACAGAGAGAGTGGGATAGGAAACATGGATCCACACTCAGGTGTCTGAGTGTGGGTGAGGGATTTGGATCAGGGGAGAATGTGAAGAGTTTTTCTGGTCATTTACAAATAAAGAGGATGGGTAATTGGTGCTAGTTAAAGTGATTAAATGTCCTTCGACTGGGGCATTGTCCAAATTCCTAGTCTTGTGCTTATTTTTCTGCAGTAATCAGAGCCTCATAAACTCAGCaactgagataaaaaaaaaaagttatgtggAAGTTCAGAGTGGCAGGAAATGAGAGGTGGAGTGTTGACCATGCAGGCTGTGTTGGCAAAAGACAAGAATGAAGCAGTAAGTTAActtcttttatctttaaaatccAGTATATGTTTAAAAAGCCAACAAAGAGTGGccctagaaaataattaaatactcACCGGACCCTGCCTCCCTCCGAGTATGCCCTGCAGAGAAAGTGAAGGCCACTCTGCTTTGAAAGGTGAGCTCCGGGGGGAGTGGGGGAGGCAAAGGACCTCCCAAGCCTCAACACCGCACAGATTTGTAGTGGGGGAATTCTCCCATCTTTCTTCTGTGGAAGATTGCTGGTCTGATCAGTCAAGAACTTTAGTCATCTTTAGCTTAAATGTTAGCTAAAACAGGAGTCATTTTAATcaattccttttctctcttcactCCCATTCCCTAGTTCCCCTGCCCCCTAACACTCTCAAATAGTTTCAAGCATAATCCAGCAGagggttttgatttttgttaaagAGGACAAATAAAATGGAGCTCTGGTGATAGCTGCAATAGCACCAAGCCTCTTCTTTCTCACCTAGGAAAACAGATGCCTAGTGAAGTATACCACCTCAGAACTTGCTTCTCAACTAGAAGCAGCAATTCTGGCTCTCTGGCTCAGGCTCTGTTTTCAGGATCCAGCTAGAAGAGAGCCAGGAAACATTTGCCCTTCCCTGGCTGGGTCCCAGGGTCAGTTCCTGCCCTGTGCTGCCCTTCTCTGTGAGGCACCTTTGTGGGGGCTCCCTTCTATCCAACTCACTCTCCTCCATCctcttactattattattatttttactctcCCACTACCCCTGGGCCCCCAGcgaagaagaaagacagaaatgagGGTCTGCAATGGAGGGGGCTTGTTTCCACTGGCTTTGAGCAGACAAATGGCAGAATAATCATCAGTTTCCCAAGTGTTGAAACCAACACGAGGCAGCAGCCCTCCAGCCTTTCCCTAGAGTTTATTATttagaaaggggaggggaggggaaggttCATTACTCAGGGAAATGACTTTTCCCTCTAGAGCCACTAGCTTCTTTTGAGTCTTGTTTCCAAAAGCCTGGTCCTGGGGAAGACTGGGGCCTTCCAACTGCCCCAGGGTGAGCTTCCTCTGGAGCTTGGATAAACCTGGGGGCTGAAAAGGAGTGAGGCCACACTCTAAGGCAGCCAGGGAAGTGCTGGCTATGGTGGTGCACTGCTGGGGCAGGAATTCCTTGTATTGCCCAGCAATGGTCATTGTAGAGAGctgtaaggtgtgtgtgtgtgtgtgtgtgtgtgtgtgtgtgtgtgtgactaaaaGGAACCTTAATCCCAGGGCTCTTTACCCAAATTCACTGACTAGAATGAAATACACACTCCTTCCAACCAACATTGAGAAGATCCTTCAAATGCTTCCCAAGCTCTTTCCTGGGTTACAAAAATTCATTCCTTTCCTCTGGAGACCAGGAGGCAGGATTTCTGTAACAAGGCAGGAACAGGGAGGAAGGCAACTCAGGGGCCTTCTGGGTTTCCCCAACttatagggaaggaaaaaaaaaatcactactggTTTCTCCAGGGAGGAGGTGTTGCTGTggtgtccaggctggtctcctgGGAGTGTGAGTCTGCAAGTAGACCCCTACTTTCGTTGCTTTTCCAGTTAAATTCTCTAATTATCTAATTCTCCAATTATCCATGCCAGAAACAATATTAGATAGAAGGTGAAAATAGTTTTCCACCAGaggtatgtttgttttgtttcccttgtAAGTTTACCACTTTCTCGAAAATTGGCAAGTTTAAAGcaggtttttaataaaaaatctatacatacatatgacAAAGATAATTTCCTTCCAGATTAAACATTGATTTTTACTTAAAAAGGTAGATAAAGCCTATGGACAGAGATACAGCAAGATAAACCTACGTTAGAAGCCTCCTTCGCACCTTCCCAGGCGGGTAATTGAACTTAAGGGCGGAGGAAAGTCACACTTGAGGGGAAGGAAAGTGAGGCTGGCGTTGGCTGGGTTTACCTGGTTCTCTAGGAAGCGTCCCTGACTCTGGGGCCTTGGGCTTACATCCACAAAAGGGCAGGGAGACTCGGCCTGAGGTTTCCTAACACCGTCAGCAGGAAGTCCCACGTCCCCTCGAAACTTTCTTCCAGCTGCTGAGTCCAGCAAGGTGTTGTCGCCTTCCGAGAGGGCGGTGTATCCGTTGAACACCTCTCTCAGACCATAAGATTTACTGGGCCTCCCAGGTCCTTTTCAGAGATTTCGGGACCTCTCTCTCATTCTGCCACCTCTGCTGGGGCGCAGGGATGACTGCTCACACAGCTAGCGTTGAGGGTGGGTTCCAGGCCTCCTCCCCACTGCCGGCCCTGGGGATCTGGCCAGACACAGTCACGAATGATCAGCCTCACAGTTTGGGGGCTGTTTCTGGACTGACAGGGCAGGGGGAGTCAGCCCCTGGCTTACAGGGACTTCTTAGTGGGCACCTGCCCTGTGGCTGTCTGCCTGCGCCCTCAGGTCGGAAAGCACTCCACAGTCACCTCTCCCAGGAAAGGAGAGCTGTGAAGAGAAGGCGTCCGAGCCTGACACCCGCAAGGGCCTTGCGGGATTTGGGTCCCCGCCAGGTCCAGTGTCCTcgttttagaaaggaaataagCTCTGAAAGTGTCCTTCAAAAGATGGAGACCACGGAAGGGGCCCTAGGTAGCGGGAGGTACTCCCACCTGCCCAGCCCGTGTCTAGTAACACCTGCGGGGGAGTGCCTGTCCCCTCCCACTCTTTGTAGTCTGTGCCACTCGGGTCCCCAGCGCCAAGATTAGCGGCTGGGAGGAGTCAGACTCCGCAGGCCCGGCGCGGACGTGCCAAGTGTCGGGGTTTTAGTGACGCCTTCCCCGGGACCCTGCGGCCGCGGGGCTGCGAGGGTGCAGAGAGCCCGGGAGCCCGCGGCGTCCGCGACCTCCTTCCCGCCTCTCTGGCCACCCGCGGCGGGAAGCAGCTAGCCCGGTCTCCGGCTCCGCGGGGCTGGGGATCGCAGGCTGGGGCTGAGTCCCGTGGGAAGCGCGGGTCTCGGCGCCAGTACCCCGGCTCCTCGCTGTCCTGGGCCGCGCAAGACGCAGAGAGGCGCGGCAGACAGAAGGATGAACTAGGCCAGGGTACCACTGAGCGAAGCCCATCCTGACTGCCGCCAGCGCCTGCAAGGGACCTGGAAACCCTTAAGCATTTGTGGGAACTGGGAGGGAAGAAAAACGCTAGCAAAAACCAGATCCACACTCTGGCCACGCGCGGCAGGCGCTCTTTTCTCTCGGTTCCCCGCGCCTCCACCAGCCACCCTAGCCACCCCCGCCCCCCAATCCCAGATAGACACTCAAGGGTTTGTAAAGTTTGCTAAGAAGAGAGAGAGTCCCCCTGGATGGCCTCGGCTGCTGGTGCCCTCACTTGCTGGGGACCTCATCGAGGACTAGCGGCTGATGGGGACCAGTGCCCCGGGCGCGCGGAGCCTCGGCTTCTAACCCAAGCCCCGGACTGGCTGAGTTTCCAGTGGCCAAGTGTAGATTCTTGTCTCTCAGCCAGGTACTTTCCAAACGAAGTTTAACACGCCCAGGGAGCGGACGCTGGGGGCTTGGGTCTGCTGGGATCCAAACCCCAGGGAGGGCACAAGACAAGGTGTGCAGATCTAGGGGCTCAAACAGGCCCCTGACTTTACTGCTGATACTGGGGTCAGGGTGGAAGCAAAGTGGTTGGGGTTCTCGCAACGCAGAAGGCTTTATGGGTTTAGGGTCCTGTCCCGCCTGGGTTGGAAGGGAGCCCAGAGAGTGTAGGATCTGGGCCTAAAAACACCCCTCACCTCCCTTAGGCCTGGAAAACTCCAGAAGCCGGATCTGGAGGACCCTCTCTGCCTGCTGCGGGGCTTAGAACTCACTTCTGCCAAAGCAGgatcttttatttcaaaaaagaaatagaggtgGGCGCCTGCACATTTAATGgactcttcttttctcctcctgatTATTTAGCCTACAGTCTTGTATCTACCCCAGGAAAGGACAAGGAAATTTATAGCATCTTTTGGACCTAGACACAAACTTTGAGGTGCCTCTGCAATGCCAGTGAGCCTTGACGTTTCTTTGGGACTTCAGCAACCAATATTTTCTAAAGTCTTCCTCTGTGGCACGCACTTGAGGTGCACCAGAGAGAAAAAGATACTAAAACATGCAAGAGAAGTAAGACACCAAATACATAAGCGGTAGCCCCCATCCTCAGGGCCTTGGGGGCCTCAGGGGAAAGACCGAGTCATCTAACTCCCTTAAGTCCGATGGTAAAAACCACCACACTTGTACCTCAAGCACGTCCTTCTATGGGCTTTTTCAGATGCTAGAAATCTCACTGCCGTTCTTGCACTCGGTAGAAAGGACAGGAGCAGATGCCTTGATTAATATGGAAATAAACAGAAGCAATGGTGGTAGTGCTGAGTTTCCTCGCGGTTGTTAAAAGATTTATAGACACAGAGATAAACTTCGGTCTGGGCACCTCCGtaattcatgtgctcattagTTATTACCAAATGAGCAAATCGTTTTTCTTTTAGctggctttttaaagaaaaaaataaataaaaggagggagaagattggaggaaatctttttaaaaatgagatcagTCATTATACGTCTTGACTGCCAGTTCCCTGAGCTACTCTCTCTGGACTCGAGTTTGCCAGGCTGTGTTCTACGCATAAAACAATCCTGTAATTTCCTTCCAGAACAAAAGTTTTCAAAGCAATGACCTGCACGGTATCCCCCTCCATAAAGCAGAAGTGACTTAATGGTCTGTTAATTACTCCAACCCTGCAGGGGGAGGAAAGCTTCCCAAGGGATCCCTGCAAACCCTCTGTTGATTGAAGCAGTGGTCTGTCCCCAAATGTACAGCTGGGGCCGGCCCATTGAAAACCCAGACAAAACAAAATCCCTGATAAATAATCCTACCTAGAACTCAAAGATTCAGCCTACAATTGTGGGATCTTTGCTGGATCCTCTGAGGAGACccgagggagggaggggagtgcCTTTGGATCTTCATAATCTTTAAAGCTTGAGGCCAGGGGTTCTTCACAAAAGTTAAAAAAGCTCATCTGACTTCTCCATCCCCTTGTCCTTCTGTgttgaattttcttctctttcatttgagGCTTTGATTATAATTCCTTTATCCATTCTTTTGTACTAGTTACAATTCATTTCATTAGTTAGTACATTTTccacttgttcatttttttcatttgtttctctaTTAGTGATCTGCATCCAAGACAGATTTTTGagagtttctgtgtctttttacaACTGTTGGTAACAAGTGCACGATGCAACTGAatacatttctaaaataaaaacttgaaaagttCTGACCCCAAGCAAAACTCAACAACCGTCCAATGCTGTCACTTAGCATCAGAGACAGCTGGAAAAATTCAATTTTCAAAGCACCTCTTTATGGAAAAGATACACATAAACGTGTTCCACACTAACCTAGAAAACATTGGTTTTGATTTGGTATACACCTGACCATTGTGGGCTTATTTAAGTAAACTGTGTTACAGAAAGGTGAAATCTGGCATCCACAGGCTTTGGTATTATGAAAGTGATAAAGGCGTGGACATGAAATTAGCTCCTTTCATAAACAAAACAGCAGCAGGATGAGTCTGTCAAGCCTCACAATTTGCCTCACACCCTCTTCATCACTTCTTAAAGTGGCTCGAAAAGGTTGTGTGTACATTAAAGCTAACCTTTGCCTTCCTTGCCACTGGGCTGGACCAGTGTTATGAGCTCGGAGCACAGGCACTGACAACATGGAGGCTGCCTCGAACGTGATCCAGGTTAAATTGAGTCCTTAAGTGTGCTTCACTCAGAATGGTGGCAAACCATTCtgaaaaagtatgaaaaaattAGAAGCCATTCTTCCCTGCTAAATAGTCTGTGGGAAAAACAGAAGCAGAGTAGGAAATTTGCTTTCCCATTTTTACTAAGTTATATTATTAAAAGTTAGGCTTCAAGatcaaataaataacaattttagAAAGTATACCGACAGAACATGTACAGGtgcatttgtttcttctctcttctttgcaAGGATCTCCTTTTTCCCAAAAAAGTATTTTGATTTGGAAGGTTTTTCAGTTTCTACCTTTCTTAATTTGACATTTGATCTCTTGGACCCAGAAAGTGTGTTGATTTTAGGACCTGTAACTTTCATCGTTATGCAAAGAAGCAGGTTTCTAATACAAAATACGAAAAACAATCTACCACAGTTTTCATAATAATACTAGTTCTCTATGAGGCATTTATAAAGGAGGGACCAcactgacaaagaaaaaattttggaagatatTCAAAATGAGGAGACTTAATTTTTGGACGCAACAGTTTTATTTAAGCTCGGTCAGATGCTAGTTTATCCTGGAAGCAGCTAATGCTGGCAGTGCTGGAGGggtcagaggaggaggaaggggtggTGACTACTGCTCTTCTAAAGTGGAGTTCCGTGAATCTCACTGTGTAGTGCAGACACTAAACCTCTGGTAAGGCAGCAACGAAAGGCAAAATGCTTGTCTTAAAATGGTCTACTTGGTCATTATagattcttcctttttctgtaatTACCTTCCTTTGACATTTTATATGAGGGCTATTCATCCAAATACACTAGGTTCATTATGGTGTAAACAGGTGTCCTAGAGTGTGGTGATACTAGAATTAGGTTCAGGGAAAATACCAATTTTCTTCTTCACTAAAGAATTGAAACGAAAAGATTAgataggtgtggtggctcacacctatagccctagcactcaggaggcttaggcaggaggatctaggaTTTAAGGCCAACCTGCTGGGTTatgttctgtctcaaaaaaaaaaaaattaagaaaggaaaggatTAGAAGTGAGAGATGGAATTTTAGAATTTGCAGAGCAGGGAtgaaacagatttatttttttcttttgactgatatcttttttttctttttattatttttattaacatataattgtacaaagtgaggctTTTCACTCTATTTccatacttgtgtgtgtgtgtgtgtgtgtgtgtgtatatatatatatatatatatatacacatataatgtgctttgatataTTCACCCTTCactctttctcatttcccttcCTCACAATCCTCCCTCTTAAAACTCCTTACAGACTTCTAAAGTAGGTTCCATTGCAACCTTTTTCATATGAGCATATAATACACTtccatcttctcttttctccctcctctctcctatTGGCTCCCCCCACTCCACCACCAACGTAGTCACCCTTTTATGctcatgtcctttttttctttttcaaatttagatCTACctatta is a window encoding:
- the Olig3 gene encoding oligodendrocyte transcription factor 3, with the translated sequence MNSDSSSVSSRASSPDMDEMYLRDHHHRHHHHQESRLNSVSSTQGDMVQKMPGESLSRASAKAAGESSKYKIKKQLSEQDLQQLRLKINGRERKRMHDLNLAMDGLREVMPYAHGPSVRKLSKIATLLLARNYILMLTSSLEEMKRLVGEIYGGHHSAFHCGTVGHSAGHPAHAANTVHPVHPILGGALSSGNASSPLSAASLPAIGTIRPPHSLLKAPSTPPALQLGSSFQHWAGLPCPCTICQMPPPPHLSALSTANMARLSAESKDLLK